The region CAAATGATATTGCATGTGACAGATTTATTtgcaatgtttttgtttctgcCTTCACTTGAATGCATTAGAGGTGAATGAAAGTATTCTTCATTTTCTGTCGCAGCTTTTTAGAAGAGTTCTCACTGAACTGGAGGATAACGTGTTGAGAAAGAAATCTAATCTTGTGCACACAAAACCTGCCACTTgagctttttttaaagtttcaatTCATCCAAATGATATAGTAGTTATTGACTTATTTGTCATGTTTtatatgtgtctctgtttctgctTTCTCTCGAATGAAAGTTAGTTTGTACAGCTCACAGACATTCAACATCGATGTATCTGTCTGTCCTCGGAGAGGGATCTATCTTTTGTTGCTCTACCTGAAgttttttagattatttacCTTTTCAAAAGTGTTTCTTCTGAAGTTTTTCCTAACCTGATTCAAGACTTTTATGATAGACGAATGTTGAAGAAAATTGACTTCCAGCTCTTCATAGTGTAACTGGGACATTGTTTCTGGAAACAGCCGTTCCTGGGATATTTTGGAAATCTTTAAATGCCATTTTATGCAAAGAAATAATGCTGTTTTTGTAATATAGGTGAATgatggagaaaatcagacaCTGTGACTTAATGTGTTGGATGCCTCTGTAACAAATTCATGATAATAACAGTTCAGAATAACAAAGTTCTGGTCACATTACAGCCTGTCATTGTTATTTTGATGTAGACATGTTTATATTCACTGTGATAACTTTATGAAGACGTTTTTTAGGGCTGCTGCCTCcgagtcgactaagatttcttaaGTCGACATcggtcgattaaatcaactaatcggtCAGTCAActatgatttgttttaattgatGACAGCCCTAATTAAAGGAAATGGTTTATTGATGATATCAGTTACACTCAAGTTGTTGGATATCTTTATTATTTGACGTTGGCGGAGGAAAGCATACGGCTATCTCCTGGAACTCAAACATTTTCTACACTTTTAAAGAGTCACAGTGAGAtcttgtggagaaactcagttttacagatctgtcaatTTAAATTAAGACAATTACTTCAGTCGAGGAAAGCCCTAGAGTTCTTTTAAATGTTGTTGATTTTCTGTAACTATAACCACCGCATATAGATACAACTGCAGTTATACATTCAGAGTCTTTATCCTGACAACAGACGAGAAATGGAAAACGACACTTTTGTTGGGGATATTCTAATCTTAGAGGGGTTAAATGTAACCTCCCAGTCCTTTATTCCCAccttcatcttcctcctcctcatctacATCTTCATCATAATGTCCAACATCGGCCTGGTGGTGCTGATCTTTCGGAGCAAGAGCCTCCAGCAGCCCATGTATCTGCTCGTCTGCAACATGAGCATCAACGATGTCTTTGGGGCTACAATAGTTATACCTCATTTCCTCCGAGATCTTTTATTTTCAGACTCAGAACGGTACATTCATTACATCGACTGTGCCGTCCAGGCGTTTTGTGTTCACCTCCATATGGGTGCTTCTCACACGGTGCTCATGATCATGGCTTTTGATCGTTACCTGGCCATCTGCAACCCACTGCGGTACGCGGCCGTCATGACCAACAGGATGGTGGTGTCGCTGTCGGTGGCAGCGTGGGGAACGGCCTTCGTGCTGGTGGCGATTCTCGTGGGGCTCAGCATCCGCCTGTCACGCTGCAGGTCAGTTATTTTCAACCCGTTCTGTGACAACCCGTCCTTGTTCAAACTGTCTTGTGAAAGCATTCTCATCAATAACATCTACGGTCTCGGCTACACGGTGGTGCTGCTGGGCTCGTCCCTCTGCAGCGTAACACTCACCTACCTGAGAATCGCCATGGTGTGTTTGAGTAGTAAAAACAAAGCTCTGAACAGCAAAGCGCTGCAGACCTGCACCACTCATCTGGTCGTGTACGTCATCCTCGTGTTGTCCGTCTTCCTCATTGTGATCCTGCACCGCTTCCCTCTTTTGGCCGACCTCAGGAACGCTGTTATCTATGGTCTGCAAAATAAAGAGGTCCGGCAGAGGATTAAAACTTTGTTTAATATCAATAAAGTAACTTGACATGTTGCATGTTTTCTCCTCTTCTACTTGTGTATTGTATacttgtatctttttttttttaaagatagttTTTATTGTAGATTAATGGGTGGATTATTCTCTGGATagatggattagttgtttggcctctaaaatgtcagaaaattggtgaaaaatgtggatcagtgtttcccaaagtccaAGATAACaccctcaaatgtcttgttttgtcaaaaactcaaaagatattcagtttactgtcacagaggagagaagaaactagaacataatCAGATTTAACAAGCTAACATCAGAGAAGTTTTACTGTTTTTCcattaaaaaatgactcaaaccgataatagttgccgattaatttaatagttgacaactaaatctttgcagctctaatttgAGAGAATCAGTGAAATCATGGTATTGTTTGAGCAAGGTAAATGACTAATACAGATACACTGGGGCGACAAAGAATCACGGAAAATAACTGGAAATGACTTAATACAATAGTTTTCTATAATACAAATTTAGGTTGTATCTTTGATTTGAAATTAAACGTGTATTTTGTGGCTTTTAATGTTTAAAGAAAGATATTTACACCTGTAAAAACTAATTTTAAatttaagaaatgtattttcagTATTGTATgtgaaaacataaaatatatttctttaaaatatggaaattGAGGGTgccaggatagctcagttggtagagcaggcctGTTTagcctctgtcactaacagataAGTTCGCAAAATCTGACTTGACGCATTGAAAtggatttaaataaaaaaataaattgttattataatttgtatgggggctgagatgaaatttaaaAGGGTCAAAAATCACCACTGGGCTGAATACATTTTACCGAATAtggttatactgtatgtgactaatAAATAAAAGCTTCTTTATAAAAATAAACGCTTCTTTCTTTGTTATTAGAACAGACTTTTAGTTAGACAACGGTTTTtggtgtttggagttttaagcccccaacatcgTCTTACAGGCAGTGCTGCCAGAAAGgtactaggattaggcaatggttagggttgaAGTTGAAGTCGGCGGtcacagcgctgccttgaaTTCAACATTGGGGCCTTAAAACATCATCGAGCACGGTTTTTATGGCATTCTGATTTTATATTCTTATGTCTTTTATTCATAAAGTGCCATATAAATAagctttacttacttacttcttGGTGCCCACTCTCTATGCCAAtatcttaaattaaaaacaacctACAGGAGATACACATGCTCAGTATCAATGGGTGCCAGGCAACAAGTTGACCTGTCAGCGTGTGACGCTGCAGCTGAGGGCTGAATAAAAGTGTCTGCAGTTTCACTTCTGGTCTGAGGTGGAGGGAGGTTGTGTTTTCTCATACGTGTTTAATACAATCtatgttttaattaatttacaGCATCTTCTGAGATGAACgtattctttattttctgtcGCAGCTTTGTGGAAGAGTTCTCCACGAAGTGGAGGATAACCCTAACATGTTTCAGTAAGAAATCTAATCTGGGCACAAAACTTGCACTTTTGACTTATCTTCAAGCTCTTTCAAAGTGTCGGTTCGCCCAAATGATATTGCAGTTATAGATTTATTTgcaatttttttgtttctgccTTCACTCAAATGCATTAGAGGTGAATGAAAGAATTCTTCATTTTCCGTCGCAGCTTTATAGAAGAGTTCTCACTGAAGTGGAAGATAACGTGTTCAGAAAGAAATCTAATCTTGTGCGCACAAAACCTGCCACTTaagctttttttaaagtgttgaTTCACCCAAATTATATAGTAGTTATTGACGTATTTGTCACGTTttatgtgtctctgtttctgcctTTTCTCGAAAGAAAGTTAGTTTGTGCAGCTCAGAGACATTCAACATCGATGTATCTGTCTGTCCTTGGAAAGGGATCTACCTTTTGTTGCTCTACCTGAAGTTTCTTAGATTTTTTAACCTTTCAAAAGTGTTTCTTTTGGACGTTTTTCCTAATCTGATTCAAGACTTTTATGATAGACAAATGTTGAAGCAAATTGACTTCCAGCTCTTCATAGTGTAACTGGGACATTGTTTCTGGAAACAGCCGTTCCTGGGATATTTTGGAAATCTTTAAATGCCATTTTAAGCAAAGAAATAATGCTGTTTTTGTAATATAGGTGAATgagggagaaaatcagacaCAGTGACTTAATATGTTGGATGCTTCTGTAACAAATTCATGATAATAACAGTTCAGAATAACAAAGTTCTGTGTCACATTACAGCctgtcattgttattgtgatGTAGACATGTTTATATTCACTGTGATAACTTTATGAAGACTTTTTTTAGGGCTACTGCCTCtgagtcgactaagatttcttaaGTCGAGATCTGTCGACTAAATCAACTAATCAGCCAATCAACTATGATTTGTTTTAACTGATGACAGCCCTAATTAAAGGAAATTGTTCATTGATGAAATCAGTTACACTCAAGTTGTTGGATATCTTTATTATTTGACATTGGCGGGTGAAAGCATACGCCGATCTCCTGGAACTCAAACATTTTCTAACCTTTTAAAGAGTCACAGTGAGAtcttgtggagaaactcagttttacagatctgtcaatTTAAATCAAGACAATTACTTCAGGCGAGCAAAGCCctagagttttttttaaatcttgttgCTTTTCTGTAACTAAAACTGCATATAGATACAACTGCAGTTATACATTCAGAGTTTTTATCCTGACACGACAGACGAGAAATGGGAAATAACACTTTTGTTGGGGATATTCTAATCTTAGAGGGATTAAACGTAACCTCCCAGTCCTATATTCCCGccttcatcttcctcctcctcatctacATCTTCATCATAGTGTCCAACATTGGCCTGGTGGTGCTGATCTTTCGGAGCAAGGGCCTCCAGCAGCCCATGTATCTGCTCGTCTGCAACATGAGCATCAACGATGTCTTTGGGGCTACAATAGTTATACCTCATGTCCTCCGAGATCTTTTAATTTCAGACTCAGAACGGTACATTCATTACATTAACTGTGCCTTTCAGGCGTTTTGTGTTCACCTCCATATGGGGGCTTCTCAGACGGTGCTCATGATCATGGCTTTTGATCGTTATGTGGCCATCTGCAACCCGCTGCGCTACGCTGCCGTCATGACCAGAAGGATGGTGGTGTCGCTGTCGGCGGCAGCGTGGGGAACGATCTTCGTGATGGTAGCAATTCTCGTGGGGCTCAGCGTCCGCCTGTCACGCTGCAGGTCAGTCATCTTCAACCCGTTCTGTGACAACGCGTCCTTGTTCAAACTGTCTTGTGAAAGCATTCTCATCAATAACATCTATGGTCTCGGCTACACGGTGGTGCTGCTAGGCTCGTCCCTCGGCAGCGTAACGCTCACCTACCTGAGAATCGCCATGGTGTGTTTGAGTAGTAAAAACAAAGCTCTGAACAGCAAAGCGCCGCAGACCTGCGCCCCTCATCTGGTCGTAGGTAGTCATCTTCTATTCATACGAATTCAGGAATGCGGCGCGCTTATCATGGGAGATGTCGTCCGGCGGCACTGAACGCTGTTATCTACGGTCTGCAAAACAAAGAGATCCGGCAGAGGATTAAAACTTTGTTCCATAACAATAAATTGAGTTGACATGTTGCATGTTTTATCCTCTTCTAGTTGTGTATTGTATacttatatctttttttaaattaaaggtaattttcattgtcgattaattgATGGATTATTCTCAAGATcgatggattagttgtttggtctctcaactcaaatatattcattttactgacacagaggagtgaagaaactagaacatatttacattttgaagGATATATTTTGTGGAAAATATGTGTAGAGATCATGAATGGTTTTGTTCTCTGATCTTCCTGACTATCTGATAGAGAGCCATCTGACCTCATAAGTTTGAAAGGGAGTTGCTCTTCCTGAGTATCTGTGAGAGGAAGATCTGACCTGATAAATATGAAAGGGAGCACCGGACtgggaaaatattttattttatgtgtttattgaaatttgtacattttacagacaaaaacagTACAAGACACATaacataaaactgaaaaaaaacaaggatCAAATGTAGTAGTTGTAGTATCCACAGTCATAATTCTGTACATCCATAGGAGTATGCTTACATGAAAAACATACTGCCGTTTATCACAACACCGTACAGTACAGATGGCACACTACAGGCACCAGGAAAATAATTGAGCTGATTAAAAAGACTCTCAGATCAGGAGGAGCAGAGAACAACACAACTCTGTAATATGTATTTTGCATTAACTGAAAGGTAAAATTCAGGTCATAGGGTGACTTTGACTCTCATCGTTCCTGGGTCTGCAGAAAGATAAGACTCACACTTGTCTTGAGTAATATGAACAGAcgtggactacatccaactgaTAACAACACCACCAAGGATGTGCAAGGAGGATGGACAAAAAAATGGATAAAAGTATGAGGTTTTGAGTCAGCGGGCATCAGATGCCAGACGGCActatgtctgtgtctttgtaatatttgcaatatcattcacaAAAGCTTTGATGTAACTCATCCAAGCGAATCCTGTGTCTTAATTTGATTCTGGTCTACCATGTAACGCTTACATGGTGCAGTTACCACAAATTGGAGTCGAATAGTATCTGGCCTTTTAGGCCAGGCCAGAACCGGTCAACGGGCACATCGTTTTCCTACAATTTAACAAGCTGACGTCACagaattgattgattgatttattagacaaaatgccaacacagtgacattgtacatttatcagaactgtcgaggataacacaagaaagttacaaacttatttccattgtggtcctcgtttagaagttttcctttttttccattaaaaaatgactcaaaccgctAATAGCTTagcagattaatttaatagttgacaactaaatctttgcagctctaatttgACAGAATCAGTGAAATCATGGTACTGTTAGAGCAAGGTAAATGACTAACACTGTGGTGAGATacactgtaaataaacaataatattTTTCACCTGGGGTGACAAAGAATCCTGAAAAATAACTGGAAAAGACTTAAAAATACAGTAATTTTCTATAATACAAATTTAGTTTGTATCtttaatttgaaatgaaatgtgtattttgtggcttttaatgtttaatgaaagATATATAcacctaaaaaaacaaattttaaagttaagaaatgtattttcagTACTCTAtgtaaaaacatgaaatacatttctttaaaatatggaaactGAGGGTgccaggatagctcagttggtagagcagacgcccatatatagaggtttactcctcgatgcagtgggcccaggttcgactgcgacctgcagccctttgctgcgtgatgttcccccctctctctcccctttcatgtcttcaactgttctatcaaaataaaggccgaaaatgcccaaaaaatatattttttttaaatatatggaaattgtatttttattcagTCGTTTTCATTATCATTAATTTCATTATCTTAATTTTGTTAGTTTTAATTAAATGGGCACTCCAGCGATTTGGTATTGAAATACCATGAAGTCAAAAAtaaacagcagcagtcaatgtggtgcccTGGCGAAAAACATCTGGAATACATACAAGATACAGCATGTTACGTGTTGTATTGATTTCGGATGAGCCCCCAAAATTGAACTCACAAGAGACTAGAAAACTGAAATTAAAATCAAAGCGGAGGCCGTGATGTCCTGAGTACACGTACATTGATCACTCTAATGTTTAAAAGGAAATACACATactacataaatacagtacaatatgACAATTTGAACATGGACAGATTGGGGCAGTCGCGGATGCATTTGGGGAGATATTTCCATGAGATAGGAGGGGGGCCTTTGTTGTGAAGGGCTTTGTCAGTGAGGAGGACTTTGAATTGTATTCTTTGTGGGACAGAGAGCCAGTGGAGGTTCTGGAGGACCAGAGTGATGTGGTCATGGGAGTGTGAATGGGTGATCAGATGAGTAGCAGAGTGCTGGATGTATTGAAGTTTATTTACTTACTACTTTGGATGACGACCCATATAGAATGCTATTGCAGTCCATTCTCCATTCTCGAAGTAATGAAGACACGGATCAAGATTTCATCAGCAGAGAATGTAAGTGATGGGCGGAGACGGGCAATGTTTTTGAGGTGGAAAAAGTCAGTTCTGGTGATTTGATTGACATGCTGTTCAAAGGTGAGGTTGCTATCAAAATGGGTCAAAATCTACGGGGTGTTTAAAGGAAAACTATGCcggttttttttagcttaatgtaccgtaactgaacagcttcggagacATTGGAATtgttgtatgacttttttcgatttgaaaggtggtcgtctcgcttccctctagcgcctgtgagcggaaaaaccacccttgcaactttcggccagcgagtttttcacactatcgtcatggagcaagcagaaagctaggagaGCATTGGACATTGGAGGAACAAGGAAAGAGGAATCGGtcgactgaccgagcgaggagtcagacacaagtaaacataggagctgccaaatatctattccaaagctgtagggggagctctatagagaaacctgtgagcAAAAgcgaagagaagaagaaatggccaaaactgcatagcgcgcCTTTTACAGGCCAAAGAGGGCGAGGAAGGGCTAGAGCAGGGGTTTTCAAATTGGGTGAATGTGAGCCTCCCCTTAGAGTAGGTAAGGACAGCCGAGCCCCCCCTTCCCCAAAATCCCGTCCGCCTGTCCTAacccacacacacctctgcagTAATGCCGTCTTTTGTGTTATCCAGACAATGATGAATTTCAATAACTGATGAAATGTAaagatttttttatgttgtatttGAAGAATTTCCACAATTTTTAAAAGTGCGTTCATAAACGATTCTTTGCAAGAGCAAATCATTTCCAAGTTCATGCAGGCCTATtgaggctacttttaaaatcctTCATTGTAAAGTGGGCCTAACCACAAGTCACCAAAATATGCTTGACATGTGTTATGATGCGGGGGGTCTGGGTATCCACCCcctgaaaattttgagcattaaacacttcatttcctgcattctggtgaatttgtatgcacctattctaactttttctgaatcaatttgctggaaatatgtttatgtaaagggaaacagattacaatccaaatataaaaacataatggaatatattgcagtaaggctctcaggcttTCTGTATTGcgttcatctatttattctcctgtagatttgcttttctaattatatctgagtcagcacacatgtagcctagtcatcatttactcttaccttcttttttgtatgttttgttgaggaagtaacctcaaTTATACAtccagtaaggctctcaggcttTCTGTATTAcgttcatctatttattctcctgtagatttgcttttctaattatatctgagtcagcacacatgtagcctagtcATCATTTTTACtcttacctttttttttgtatgttttgttgaggaagtaacctcaaTTATACAtccagtaaggctctcaggcttTCTGTATTGcgttcatctatttattctcctgtagatttgcttttctaattatatctgagtcagcacacatgtagcctagtcatcatttactcttaccttcttttttgtatgttttgttgaggaagtaacctcaattatacattatttattttaatgtattaataaacccctggattgtaatatttcagatatttgagcaagatttcagctcatgtccaaaactttgtgcacattcaacatataactcatcccatctgtgttctctgaggtttggaggagtccttgtattttgtaaaaaataaagttataaaatgCTATTACAAGAGTAAAGTCactatattataatattgtacctgcaccatagcctgctgtgcattacgttaTTGGTCTGCTAATATGGTAGATCTCAGACATTCTGACAGACAAAGAGCCGCGTttgggtctctgaatgagacaacgTTTAGGGaatggctgtacgctgctctacgtCTGAGCTTTTTACAGGCGAGTAGACATTAAGCGACGTCCGGTTTCATATTTTTCAACTTTCCAAAATACATTtggggctacactcaaaacattcggggc is a window of Perca fluviatilis chromosome 16, GENO_Pfluv_1.0, whole genome shotgun sequence DNA encoding:
- the LOC120544292 gene encoding olfactory receptor 52N5-like — translated: MENDTFVGDILILEGLNVTSQSFIPTFIFLLLIYIFIIMSNIGLVVLIFRSKSLQQPMYLLVCNMSINDVFGATIVIPHFLRDLLFSDSERYIHYIDCAVQAFCVHLHMGASHTVLMIMAFDRYLAICNPLRYAAVMTNRMVVSLSVAAWGTAFVLVAILVGLSIRLSRCRSVIFNPFCDNPSLFKLSCESILINNIYGLGYTVVLLGSSLCSVTLTYLRIAMVCLSSKNKALNSKALQTCTTHLVVYVILVLSVFLIVILHRFPLLADLRNAVIYGLQNKEVRQRIKTLFNINKVT